The genomic segment CTGGGAAGGAGGAGTTTTGTCTTGAAACGCGCTTTTTTAACTTCAACAGTATCACCTACTTTTAATGAAAATCCAACCTGTCCATCAAGTGTAAGAAAGACATCTTCACCTGCTTTTATAACGGCCTCAACAACGAAGCTGTCAGGCAGGACAATGGGTCTGTTGGTCAGTGTATGAGGGCATATAGGGGTCATTACAAAAGATTCGAGTGTTGGATACAATATAGGTCCTCCTGCAGAAAGGGAATAGGCCGTTGAGCCTGTAGGCGTGGAAACAATCAGGCCATCAGCCCTGAAGCTCGTCACATACCGGTGATTTATATAGGTATCCAGCTCAATCATCCTCGCAAGGGCACCCTTATTTATAACCACATCATTAAGGACGCTATATTCAGCAATGCTTTCCCTGTGGCGGTGGATACGGGCAGTAAGCATCACCCTCTCTTCGGATGGGCACTGATTGGAGACGATCTTTTCGATGCTCTCATAAATCTCAGATATGGTCACCTCTGTAATAAATCCAAGGCCGCCAAGGTTTACGCCGAGTATCGGCACACCCCTGTCTCCAACAAGTCGGGCAACACTTAACAGAGTACCATCTCCGCCGAGGACAATAATAACATCTACAAGGGATGGGATTTCAGGCCTTGGATAACCCTTTATATTCAAATCTGTTGCTGATTCCAGATCAACAAAAGCCTCAATACCCCGTTCCCTGAGCCACGGCAAAAGGGCCTTCACAACTTCGATGGCCTCTGGTCTGCCAGCTTTGCATATTAATGCTATTTTCTTTATATCTGCCATTTAGTTCGACACGCTCACTATTTCGACATGCTCACTACTCTGACGGCAATTCAATCTCCCGCTCCTTCTCACCTGTTATCTTGAGGTTTATTTTTATGGCGCCTTCGGGGACCTCTGATTCGGCTTTTTCAGCCCATTCAATAGCCGCAATGCCATCGCCGCCCAGATATTCCCTGAGGCCGAGCTCGCCTATGTTTTCTCCTTCAATGCGATAGAGGTCAATATGATAAAAAGGCACTCTTCCCTGATATTCAGCGATAATAACAAAACTTGCACTTGTTATATCCCTCTCATTTATCCCGAGGGATCTCGCTATGCCTTTTACCATTATTGTCTTCCCTGCTCCAAGCTCTCCATAGAGACACACTACATCTCCGGGCTT from the Nitrospirota bacterium genome contains:
- a CDS encoding NAD(+)/NADH kinase, with protein sequence MKKIALICKAGRPEAIEVVKALLPWLRERGIEAFVDLESATDLNIKGYPRPEIPSLVDVIIVLGGDGTLLSVARLVGDRGVPILGVNLGGLGFITEVTISEIYESIEKIVSNQCPSEERVMLTARIHRHRESIAEYSVLNDVVINKGALARMIELDTYINHRYVTSFRADGLIVSTPTGSTAYSLSAGGPILYPTLESFVMTPICPHTLTNRPIVLPDSFVVEAVIKAGEDVFLTLDGQVGFSLKVGDTVEVKKARFKTKLLLPSSRDYFQVLRAKLKWGER
- the tsaE gene encoding tRNA (adenosine(37)-N6)-threonylcarbamoyltransferase complex ATPase subunit type 1 TsaE, which codes for MKLISRSPEETKEIGFRLGRTLKPGDVVCLYGELGAGKTIMVKGIARSLGINERDITSASFVIIAEYQGRVPFYHIDLYRIEGENIGELGLREYLGGDGIAAIEWAEKAESEVPEGAIKINLKITGEKEREIELPSE